AGGTTCTAATACATTGATGTTATTTACGAATACTCTTCCAGCCCTGATTATTTCCTCAGATTTTCGCCTTGAATCTATACCTGAATTTGAAAGAAACTTCGATAGCCTTTGTAAAACTGCAGACATCCTTATCTTTTGTAAACATCCATACTTGATTTGGCAGGCGGTCTTAATTGGTCTGCTGCCCTGAATGCCCTAACTGATTCTCTGTCTGTTTGTGCAGAATAACCTTTATTAATATATGACATTCTTGTGTCATAAGTTTCTTTATATCTTCCTTCCCATGCCCTTTGATTTGCAATGCTTGCTTCCCTTTCCTCAAATGCTATACTTTCACTTAGTTTTCTGTATTTTGTGTCTCTATCTTCTTTATAATCTGCAAATTCCCTTTTTCTGTCAGATGTTCTCATTTCACTTAAAAAAGATTTATATTTATCAGCCTCAACCTCACTTAAAAATTTCTCGTCAACTTGATGTTGAACGATAGCTACTTTTTTTTGACATAAGGCATTTGCAGGAAAGATTATTAAAAAAAACAAAATGAAAATAAAGTATCTCATTATACACCCCCTTTAATCCTGATAAAGCTCAATAGCCGGTTTTCTATCTGTTTCTGAAGTAACCGATTTTAATATGATAGGCTCTTTTACTTTTTTTCTTACAATCTTTATATCTATTTTTTCTTTTTCATACGTAGCATCAAGCTTCATTTCAATACTTATGTTATCTTCATCCTTTAGATCCAATATAATTTCTTTTTTTATTTCTTTCTTTAATTGTATGATTTCATCTTCATTGTAACTTAAAGTTGGAACAAACGATACAAATATTCTTTTTTTCCCTTTTTCAAAATATTTTTCTAACTCAACTCCTTTTTGTATGCCACCTATATCTTCTCTGTTTACTTTAAGAGTTAAATCACCTGGATTTATCCTGTTAAATTTTGACTTACCATCCTCAAATTTATATTTAAATTTCAATTCTTTTTCCGATTCATATTTAATTATTGCTCTTTGTTCGTCTTTATCCGGAAGACAGTCTTTCTCGTAAAGCATGATGCTGTATTTAACAAGTTCCTTTTCTTTAAAAGGTTCATATGGAATAATTGTTTCTGCTAAAGCATTTAAATAACCTTGTGCATTCAAAATTGAGTATGTTGTTCTATCTTGCCACTTTCTGTCTACTATATAAAATTTTAGATATATTTTATCGTTTTTTTTGGTATAAACCCCTGTTATTAAAACATCAATATCAAATCTTTTCATGCTATTCTTTAATATATCAATACTTTCTTTTTTAGGTTTATCTGTATCTGAATTGAAATAGTGATCCTGGTAATTTATATAATTTATCAAACTTGCTGTATCAACTGTCATCCTTTTTTTTTGTTTAAAAACGGATGCAATCTCTTCTTTTATCTTTTCTGAGAATTTTGTAATATTATTCTTTTCATCATATATGTTATGGATGTAAACTCTGATATTTTTCTGAGGTTCGTAAGGAGCAATGATCTCATTTAATAGCCTAAAAGATACCGGATAAATCTGATGGTCTTCATATTCTAATTTATTTATATAAACATAATCGCCCTTACCCGCCTCAGCGCTTAATTTTATAACCTCACACACACTTGTTGAATCTTCAGTTTTTATTACAGCGCACTTTCCAATGTTACCTATCAATATGTCATCGTCGCTCTCGACTATTTTTAATATATCGCCTATAATTAAGCCATCTTTCTTTCCAAGGTTTGTAATTATTTTTTCTCCCGTCCCTACGCTGAGCACATCCTGAGGTGTTGCTATGATGGCTCCCTTAACAAGTTCTTCGCTAAATGTCCGGTTGGTAAAAATCAAGATTATTAAAAAAAATAATAAAAATAGATAAATATGTTTAATCTTCATTTATCCCTCATCTTTATAAATAGTTTTTAGAATCGTGGGTGTTACGAATATGAGAAGTTCGTTTTTTGTGTCCTTTTTGTGCTGATTTTTAAAGAGCCAGCCAAGAATAGGTATTTTCATAAGCAGCGGTATACCTGTTTCAGTATCATCGTTGGTTGTCTCATAAATACCCCCTATAACAACTGTTTCCCCGTCCTTGATTATAACGTCTGTGGATGCCTCTTTTGTTGACATTGCTATGGTGGTTGGATTCCAGTTATATGGATCATTTTTAGTTGCCTTGATTTTCATTTTTATTCTGCCGTCTTTTGTTGCATGTGGAGTGACCTCAAGGCTTAATTCTGCTTTTTTATATTCAATAGTTGGTGAAGCGCCTGCCATTGCAACAGTCTGATATGGTATTTCATTACCTTTTGATATTTTTGCAGTGATATTATCAGATGTTATAACTTTAGGATTAGCTATTGTTTTCACAATACCGTCTGTTTCTGCTGCAGCAATGGTTGCATCAAGAAAAAAACTTGCTGCGGCATCGCCTACAAGAAGTTGCAGCGCTCCGGCTTGAGCAGCAGGCATGGAGTTAATGCCTGGCTTGACAGACATGTCCCTGTTTAATAAATTACTTGTCCCTTGCATGGCAACGTTCCATTTAATACCCAGATCTCGTTGAAAATTAGTGTCTGCTATTACAATTCTTGCGTGGATCTGAATCTGTACAGGAGGGAAATCATGTTTACTAACAATCTCCTTAATCACTGCAACCTTTTCTTTTGTGTCTTTAACAATTATCGCATTTGTCCATTCCACCTCTGTGACTGTGCCGTATTCAGATAAAAGACCTTTCGCTCCGGCAGTTGCTGCACCAGTTGTTGATGTAGTGGCCTCGCCTTTTATTACTCTTGCAACTTTATTTGCGGTTGTGTAATTCACGAAGATTGTCTCTGTAACAAACTCCTCCCCTTGCTTGAGTTTTTCAAGTTTTTCCCTTTGTAAAGCTGCCTTATCAGCACTTTCACGATTCTTTTCATCAAGAAACTTTTTTAATGTAATCACTCTGATGATATTCCCTTCTTCAAATTTTGACAGGTCCTTACTTTTGATTATAATATCCAGTGCTTCTTCCATAGAGACGTTATCGAGCTTCATAGTTACTGTCTTATCTTTCAGTTCTTTTAAATCATCTCCTATTATTATGCTTCTCTCCATTACATCGGCCAGCCCTCGAAGGACGTTTCGAACATCTGCGTCTACAAAATCAAAGGACATCTTTTGGGGCTTTTTCACAGGTGCTTGACTGAAACAAAGAAACGGGATTGTAAATATTAAAAATAATATAATCAGTATTTTTTTAATCATAATCACATCCCTTCCTTTTTTCTTGGGATTTCTATTGAAAATGTTTTGGTCTCCCCTTTTATTTTATAGCCGAATTCAACTTTATCTGCAAAAATATCAGTAATCCAAAGGTTTTTGTTCAAATAATCATTCTTCTTAAAAAGTATACCCTTACTCTGCATATCTTCCATCATAGCAAGGTTCCTACTACCGGCCTTCATAATTCCAACAAGTTTTAGCTCTTCAAGCTCATAACCCTTTTTTAAAACGGAAGCCTTTCCTGCTTGTTGTTTAATATCTTTCAGGAATGATGTTTCAAAAGGATCTCTCCTGTTGGCAGATGTATAGGTAAACTCACCTACGTTAAATTTTGGCGGTGCAGGCTCAGCTTTCTTGGCTTCCGCCTTTACTGCCCCAACCTTTGGCTGGGCTAAAGCTATATCCTGCACTGCAATAATCAATAGAAATATTACTAAAATACTTACAATATAAGCTTTAAACTCGCGAGCATTAATTCTGATAGAATCGGGACAACTCAAAACAGACAAACCAAAGTCCTGGTCAAGACCTACCGAATGGTGAGGAAGGTCTATGGCTCCCTTCCAACTCACTACTTCCAATTCATAAATTCTTTTACTTCTTCGGTGTTTCACCTTTGCCATCCTTTTTCTCGTCCTTCTTTTCTACTTTCTTTTCATCTTTAGGCTGCTGCTTTAAATATACATATGTTTTTGCTGTACATTCACCTGTAAGGTTTAATTTTCCTGGTTCTTTTTTACTATCCGGGGAAATAGAAAAACTTGTTACATTTATGATTCTTTCTAATTTTCTGATACCATCGAAAAAATATCCTATATGGTGAAAAGGACCAATATATCGGATACTAAATGGTAATTCTGAATAGTATTCTTTATTTTGTACAGGCCTTGGTTCAAAATAAGTTATTTTTAATCGGGTTTCCGTGCCAACAGTTGATATATTTCTCAGTAAATTAGGGATGTCTTTTGTCTCAGGCAACTGCTTAAGCATTTGCTGCAGAAGTTCCTGTAATTGCGCATATTCCTTACGGAATTTGGGCATGTTGTTTTTGATGGCTACCATGTTATCAAGCTCTCTTTTAATATTGCTATATTCTTGGGCAAATTGTCTTTTGGTTTCAAGCTGTGGACTTAATACAAGGTAATAAAGCAAAGCAAAAAGTAATACATTAAGCCCAATACTAAAAAGCAGTTTATATATTCTTTTTATCTTTGCAATCTTTTTGCTTATTCCTTTAAAATCCATCTCTAATTTTTTCATAAAACCAGATCACCGGAAATGCTAAATTGTTTTACTGTAATTCCTTCCTCAATGATATCCTGTACATTTTTTAATTCTATATTTTTTATATATGGAATTTTTGATAAACTCTCAACAAGAGCTGAAATAGATTCGTTTTCTAATGAACGTCCATCCAGTTCAAATTTATCATCTGTTTTTCTAAAACTTTTCAGCCATACGTTGTCCTTAATAACTGAGGTAAGATCGTACAAAATCCTTGGAGAGAGCGCCCTACCCTCTTTTATGCCGTCAATTGCTTTAATTCTTCTCTGTATCTCTTTCTTCTCCTGCTCCATTGCAAGATATTCTTTATAAACGCTTTGAAGGTTTGCGATCTCTTTTTTAGCATTCTCGATTTGTGCTTTATAGTTTGATATATCCTTTGCGTTAATGTAATAAATTCCGCCAAAAATCATAAAATTTATTATCATTACAGAAAAAAACAGGTATATGTCAATCTTTAGTAAATCTTTTTTTGCTTTACCGGGTAAAAGGTTTATTTTAATCATTGTCCTAAATCCGTAACCCTTGAAGATAAATAAAGCGCTATACTCATGAAAGTACTGTATTCTTCATAAGCACGATGTTTAGCTTGATCCAGATTTAAAAGTAATAATGGGTCTATATATTCTATTTCTATCCGGGAATCTTCCTCTATTTTTTCCCTTAGCCCTTTCAGTAAAGATGAGCCGCCTGTCAGGTATATTTTCCCAATGGTGTCATTAGGTTTTGTGGCAGTGTAAAAATTGATTGTTTTTGTAATTTCAGACGAGATGTTGAATATATAATCTTCAAATAAATATGCAACCTCGCTATCAGCTATTATTTTCTTTTCTTCAGCCTCAATATGGCTAAGTTTGGTAGATTTTTCTATTTGGTTGGTTAAGTATTTCCCCCCCAGTAATATTTCCCTTGTAAATTCAACACTGTTGTTTTTGATTATTGCAATATTTGTTATAGATGCACCTATATCTACAGCAACTACTGAAAAATCTTTCGGGTTGTATATCTGCTCAATAATATTTGTAACAGCAAAAATATCCACATCCAGAATTTGCAAATTTAAGCCTGCTAAATTGAATGCAGTTGTATATCCATCAACAATTTCTTTTTTTGCTGCAACAATCTGAATGTTCATCATATCTTCTTTTTCTTCATCCACTCCAAGCACATGGTAACTATAGTATATGTCCTTTAAAGGAAAAGGAATAACCGCCTCCACTTCGAGTCTTATACTATTTTCAAGCTCTTCTTCCTCAAGAAAAGGAACCATAACCTTTTTCGTGATTATTGTATAGCTTGACAATGCACAGGCCACATCCTTGCATTTGATATTATTCTCCGCTATTAATTTTTTCAGCTCCTGCGCAACAAACACCTGGTCTATTATGTTTCCGTCACTCAGGATATCCTCTTCGTATGACTTTTTGGCTATGTTCTGTATTTGGAAACCGTCATTGGTTTTCTTTAAAGTACATATTTTTATCGAAACGCTTCCAATATCTAAACCTATTAATTCATTTATTGTTCTTAGTCCTATTTTACTAAGAATGTCTAAGCCTGGTAAAAAACCTGCCTTAGTTGATTTAGCATTCTTTTCTTTTCTTTTTTCAGCTTTTTTATTTATCTTATTTTCTTCATAATCTTTATTTTTAGTTATTGTATCCGTATATATACTGCTATCATGCCCATCCTGTTCCTGCTCATTCAAATCTTTGTTTTCGCTTATTGTATCGGGAAGTATATATCCGGATGGGCTGGAATTATCGAAAGCCATAATAAATACAGTTATATAAAAAAACAATGATCCTATGCCGTACAACCAATAACTCTTTCCAAGTCGCTGCGCGATACTTCCCCATATATGAATAGCAAAATAAATATTTACAATGGGTACCATAAGTCCCAGTACATTCCATGGTGAAATATTACCGCACCTGCACATCAGAACCATATTATATAACGGTATACAATATTCCAGAAAAGAGCCTGTTACAAACTTCCTGCCGATCCGGTACATGACATAGGAGAAGAAGAAATATACCCCAGCAGCAACAATAATTGAAATCAACATTGGTATTATTTGTCTCATAACCCCATAAACCTTTTACTATATTAGTATTTGTTACATATTATTTAATAAAAAGACAAGTCTTTTCTTCATAAAATCCAATGAAATATATAAAAACAGACTTTTTTATTGCTTTTGAAGCTTTGATTCATAAAAATCAACCCTATCTTTTAAGTATTTGACAAAAGAATCTTTTTCAATGTACTCTCTTGCAAGTATATTTCCAGCTACATTTTTATCCTTCTCTGCATCTTCCAGGTTTCTTTTTGCCAGTTTAAAGGCGTTTTGAATATTCCCGTCCAGATACTCAATATTTGATTCCAGGTCTCTCATCTTATATACATAAAGTCCATGCATTTCAGAGCCTGTGTGTCTATCAGCATAAGTTTTCATGCGTTGAATTAACATTTTAGCCTTCTCCAGGTTACCGTTTATTAAATAAAAGTTAGCTGTTTCATACATATAAAACCCTGAAGAGGGGTGATATTGTAATGCTTTTTTAAAATAATCTTCTGCTTTTTCAATATTTCCCAGTAGCGAATTAATGCTGCCTGCAACAAAGAATAATTCTGAGTATTTATCCGGGTTATGTTCTATCTGTGGTAAGAATTGAACGATTATGTTCTTAATCTTTATTTTTTCATATGCATTCTGTTCAACCTTATAATATCTTAGCAGAACATTCATCATCCCGATATATCCATAATTATTTATCGGCATAGTGTTTATAGATTCCCCATAGGAGACAAAGGCCTCTTGTAATAACCCGTTTTCCGTAAATATTGCCCCCTCTTCATTCATTTTTACAGAAATATTTGCCCTTTCAGTGAAGAAAAAGGAGCCCATCAGCGTAATGGCTACAAGTAAAAATATCATTACAGCCAATGCTCCATGCCTTTGCCTCACTCTATCTACGTTTTCTGTCCCCCGTTCCCCTGCGAAAAAAACAGATGATAGGATAAAAAATGTAATAGCATAAGCAGGCATTTCGAAAGTAACATTGGAAACAGCGAAAAGGAATCCGGATATGGCCGATATTGCAATAAAAAAATATTTTGTATCGTTATTTCCCGTATCCCGAATCATCCTTATTACACCAATTATAAAACCAAAAAGGTAAATTAAAAAAGATATAAGCCCGAGCAAGCCAAGCTCAACCATGATTTTTATAAAAACATTGTGAGCATATTTTGTATATAGAGTAGCGTTATAATATTTTCTATATGCATGTTCAAATGTCCCGGCGCCATAACCTAATAGGGGTTTATCCAAAAATGCATTGATGCCTATTTTCCATGTCACTGTTCGATAAGTAAGGGTTGTAATATGTGTGGTCGTTTTATTTAATCTATCAATTGCTCTGTCCTGAAAAGCATCACTTTTTCCTTTTCCGCCAATATAGACGACAGATATGAGTATAGTTAAGGCAAGTAAAACGATCAATATGAGGAATACCGCCTTTTTAAACCTCTTTTTCATGATTAGCAATACAAAGCCAGCTATTATCGAAAGAGCACCTATAAACATGCCCATTCTCGAAAGAGAAAATAGAAGGCCAAATATAATAATAGAAGACATTACCATATACAGGATTTTCTTTTGAATGAGGCCAAAATAGATGCTTAAGGGGATCAAAAACAGAAAATATCCGCCAAGTGTGGCTTCGTTTAAAAACGATGAAAACGGCACAACCTTCCCTTTAATAACAGAGCTATACATCCCGTCTTTATAGAACTCTAACAATTTTGGTAATAAAACTTTATATTGTATAATCATACATAGCACGGATAGCACGGTTCCAAAAATAAGTGCTTTTAAAAGCGCATCCTTGTTTTCCGATATCATATAAAGGTAAACGCACCCTACTATCCATACAATTATATTCAACTCGCATAAGGTGTTAAACCTGTTCCATGTGTAAAGAATGGACGCGACATTTATTAAAACAAATGGCATGAAATATAGCATGAATCTCAAAAAACCTGAAGGGATACTCCTTATTTTATAAAAATTAAAAGAAACGGCAACTAACAATGCAAGCACAAAATTAGTTTCGATCCAGAATTTGTCAATAGTGAAATAAAAGAAGGAAAGGTGGTTGCCGCCAAGAAATGGTATGATGAAGAAGGGTATGCATTGCAAGAGTTTAAGATACAAGCTATATCCAGATTGTATTTATAAGATGCCCGATTTTCTTAAATTCTGGGTCACTTGTGGCTATGGTTGTCTTATGCTCAACAGAAGATGCAAGAATAAAATAATCCTCATTGGAATTACTGTATTGTGGTTTGTATTCTGCCCCTTTAAAAATAATCTCTCCGACATTAATTGCATAAACATATTTAGAAGCACAGGAACTTTCGATATCTTTTAAAAGTTGCAAAATCTGCGGATGCCCCTCTTTCTGCAGATTATTATTAAGTATGTGCATGAGGCAAAGAAAAGAGATATATTAGTATTGCCATTCAGCGTTCCGCAACAATGTTAAGAAACTCATATATGATTTTATCCCCGAGGAACATAAATATTAATGCACCAAGAGATAGAAAAGGTCCAAAAGGGATTGCATATTTAGCATCCTCACCTTTTATAAGCATCATAGGTATGCCAACCAAAGTCCCCAACAATGAACCAGCCATAAGGCTGAATATTACCCCTTTTATCCCGCAAAAAGCTCCTATCATTGCAAGGAGCTTTATATCACCGCCACCCATGCCCTCTCTTTTTCTTAATAGCTGATAGCCGTAGGCAATGACGAAGAGGATTCCACCGCCAAGAAATATTCCATAAAGTGCATCAAGATAAAAGAAAAAGGGTTTTCTGAAAAAAGCCAGAATAAAACCGGCAATCAGACCCCCTATGCTTAAAACATCGGGGATGATTTTAAAATCAAGATCTATAAAGGATATGGCAATAAGCAGTGAAATAAAGAGCATACTAACAAACAACTCAAAGGAAAGGCCGCATTTTTTAAAAAGCATAAAGAAAAGAAAGGCGGTTATAAACTCCACTATGGGATATCTTATCGATATATGAGCGCTGCATTGCCTGCATTTGCCCCTTAACAACAGATAACTTATTATAGGGATATTGTCGTAGAGCTTTATAGGTTTTTCACAGGTAGGGCAGAATGATGAAGGAACTACGATTGACTTGATTCTCGGCAATCTATAAATACAAACATTAAGAAAACTTCCGACTATTGCCCCAAAAATAAACAATATATAATTCATAACTTCTTATAAACCAATATTTAAAATAATTCTATGATAATTATCACACAGCAAGCAGTGGGGTAGCTTGCTGAAGGTAATAAAAAAAGGGGGGCAGGTAATGCCCCCTTTTTTTATGCTGAAATTAACTTCCTTTCGGTATGTATGAGTTAGCTACTGTCCCGGACCATGTCCATAAACCTGTTGTCCAGTCTGGTGTCAGCACTAAGGTCCCTGTCAAACCACCGATAGTTGAGGTAGCAGTTATTGCACCGGCGGTAGATGTGGCAAATGTTGCATACTGTGTAGGAGGTTGTACACCATAAGCTGATCCAATACCTGCGGCGTTGGTCTGGGCTATGAAAGTGGTACTACCAGTTTCAGTATAGTATGCCATAATGGCATTTTTAACAGCGCCCATAGCACTAACAACACCGGCTAATTTTGATTTTTTGGTGTATCCTGAATATGCTGGAATTGCAATTGCAGCGAGGATACCGATGATCGCGATAACAATCAAAAGCTCAATCAACGTAAAACCTTTACTATTTCTGTTAACTTTAATCATAAAAACCTCCTCAAATAAATTTATTTATTAATACAACATTTATTCTATCATAATTTTATTTTTTGTAAATGATTTTTATCACTTTTTTTAAACAGATAGACTAATTATTGCAGTCTTTAATTACATACCTTGTGAAGTATGACTGGAGGCCCCTCACTCAGCAACTTTAGCAAGATAAATACTTAACGGATAAATAACTTCGCTCCCGTTAGCACTCGCTATCCTGACTTTTATGTCCTGCTTGCCGTAGTTTTCGTTTTTAACCTGCCAACGAATCATTCCCGT
The Pseudomonadota bacterium genome window above contains:
- a CDS encoding prepilin peptidase produces the protein MNYILFIFGAIVGSFLNVCIYRLPRIKSIVVPSSFCPTCEKPIKLYDNIPIISYLLLRGKCRQCSAHISIRYPIVEFITAFLFFMLFKKCGLSFELFVSMLFISLLIAISFIDLDFKIIPDVLSIGGLIAGFILAFFRKPFFFYLDALYGIFLGGGILFVIAYGYQLLRKREGMGGGDIKLLAMIGAFCGIKGVIFSLMAGSLLGTLVGIPMMLIKGEDAKYAIPFGPFLSLGALIFMFLGDKIIYEFLNIVAER
- the pilM gene encoding type IV pilus assembly protein PilM, with protein sequence MRQIIPMLISIIVAAGVYFFFSYVMYRIGRKFVTGSFLEYCIPLYNMVLMCRCGNISPWNVLGLMVPIVNIYFAIHIWGSIAQRLGKSYWLYGIGSLFFYITVFIMAFDNSSPSGYILPDTISENKDLNEQEQDGHDSSIYTDTITKNKDYEENKINKKAEKRKEKNAKSTKAGFLPGLDILSKIGLRTINELIGLDIGSVSIKICTLKKTNDGFQIQNIAKKSYEEDILSDGNIIDQVFVAQELKKLIAENNIKCKDVACALSSYTIITKKVMVPFLEEEELENSIRLEVEAVIPFPLKDIYYSYHVLGVDEEKEDMMNIQIVAAKKEIVDGYTTAFNLAGLNLQILDVDIFAVTNIIEQIYNPKDFSVVAVDIGASITNIAIIKNNSVEFTREILLGGKYLTNQIEKSTKLSHIEAEEKKIIADSEVAYLFEDYIFNISSEITKTINFYTATKPNDTIGKIYLTGGSSLLKGLREKIEEDSRIEIEYIDPLLLLNLDQAKHRAYEEYSTFMSIALYLSSRVTDLGQ
- a CDS encoding pilin — translated: MIKVNRNSKGFTLIELLIVIAIIGILAAIAIPAYSGYTKKSKLAGVVSAMGAVKNAIMAYYTETGSTTFIAQTNAAGIGSAYGVQPPTQYATFATSTAGAITATSTIGGLTGTLVLTPDWTTGLWTWSGTVANSYIPKGS
- a CDS encoding PilN domain-containing protein, yielding MIKINLLPGKAKKDLLKIDIYLFFSVMIINFMIFGGIYYINAKDISNYKAQIENAKKEIANLQSVYKEYLAMEQEKKEIQRRIKAIDGIKEGRALSPRILYDLTSVIKDNVWLKSFRKTDDKFELDGRSLENESISALVESLSKIPYIKNIELKNVQDIIEEGITVKQFSISGDLVL
- a CDS encoding O-antigen ligase family protein, producing MSSIIIFGLLFSLSRMGMFIGALSIIAGFVLLIMKKRFKKAVFLILIVLLALTILISVVYIGGKGKSDAFQDRAIDRLNKTTTHITTLTYRTVTWKIGINAFLDKPLLGYGAGTFEHAYRKYYNATLYTKYAHNVFIKIMVELGLLGLISFLIYLFGFIIGVIRMIRDTGNNDTKYFFIAISAISGFLFAVSNVTFEMPAYAITFFILSSVFFAGERGTENVDRVRQRHGALAVMIFLLVAITLMGSFFFTERANISVKMNEEGAIFTENGLLQEAFVSYGESINTMPINNYGYIGMMNVLLRYYKVEQNAYEKIKIKNIIVQFLPQIEHNPDKYSELFFVAGSINSLLGNIEKAEDYFKKALQYHPSSGFYMYETANFYLINGNLEKAKMLIQRMKTYADRHTGSEMHGLYVYKMRDLESNIEYLDGNIQNAFKLAKRNLEDAEKDKNVAGNILAREYIEKDSFVKYLKDRVDFYESKLQKQ
- the pilQ gene encoding type IV pilus secretin PilQ; this translates as MKKPQKMSFDFVDADVRNVLRGLADVMERSIIIGDDLKELKDKTVTMKLDNVSMEEALDIIIKSKDLSKFEEGNIIRVITLKKFLDEKNRESADKAALQREKLEKLKQGEEFVTETIFVNYTTANKVARVIKGEATTSTTGAATAGAKGLLSEYGTVTEVEWTNAIIVKDTKEKVAVIKEIVSKHDFPPVQIQIHARIVIADTNFQRDLGIKWNVAMQGTSNLLNRDMSVKPGINSMPAAQAGALQLLVGDAAASFFLDATIAAAETDGIVKTIANPKVITSDNITAKISKGNEIPYQTVAMAGASPTIEYKKAELSLEVTPHATKDGRIKMKIKATKNDPYNWNPTTIAMSTKEASTDVIIKDGETVVIGGIYETTNDDTETGIPLLMKIPILGWLFKNQHKKDTKNELLIFVTPTILKTIYKDEG
- the pilO gene encoding type 4a pilus biogenesis protein PilO, encoding MKKLEMDFKGISKKIAKIKRIYKLLFSIGLNVLLFALLYYLVLSPQLETKRQFAQEYSNIKRELDNMVAIKNNMPKFRKEYAQLQELLQQMLKQLPETKDIPNLLRNISTVGTETRLKITYFEPRPVQNKEYYSELPFSIRYIGPFHHIGYFFDGIRKLERIINVTSFSISPDSKKEPGKLNLTGECTAKTYVYLKQQPKDEKKVEKKDEKKDGKGETPKK
- a CDS encoding pilus assembly protein PilP, with amino-acid sequence MKHRRSKRIYELEVVSWKGAIDLPHHSVGLDQDFGLSVLSCPDSIRINAREFKAYIVSILVIFLLIIAVQDIALAQPKVGAVKAEAKKAEPAPPKFNVGEFTYTSANRRDPFETSFLKDIKQQAGKASVLKKGYELEELKLVGIMKAGSRNLAMMEDMQSKGILFKKNDYLNKNLWITDIFADKVEFGYKIKGETKTFSIEIPRKKEGM